From Ignisphaera aggregans DSM 17230, the proteins below share one genomic window:
- a CDS encoding D-3-phosphoglycerate dehydrogenase (COGs: COG0111 Phosphoglycerate dehydrogenase and related dehydrogenase~InterPro IPR006139:IPR006140~KEGG: pcl:Pcal_1741 D-3-phosphoglycerate dehydrogenase~PFAM: D-isomer specific 2-hydroxyacid dehydrogenase NAD-binding; D-isomer specific 2-hydroxyacid dehydrogenase catalytic region~SPTR: A3MWZ1 D-3-phosphoglycerate dehydrogenase~PFAM: D-isomer specific 2-hydroxyacid dehydrogenase, NAD binding domain; D-isomer specific 2-hydroxyacid dehydrogenase, catalytic domain), with translation MFVGRIKILIIDRVSEKFVKQLADKGFDIDYRPGINREELENIISNYNILVFRSRMKIDRDLIDKGHNLRILARYGIGLDNVDIDYAIKKGIAVVNAPNASTISVAELTLGLIIMIFRNLYNYIEHVKRGLWPKGKFIGRELYGKNLGIVGYGRIGSRVAHYGRALGMNVYVYDIRDVRNDVEKIGGKQVEFDELLEVSDVISLHVPLTPLTYHMINDNVLNKVRDGCVIVNTSRGEVIDTYALIKHLDRLGGVALDVLEQEPPRDEILFQLIHHPKVIVTPHIGAETVEAMDRIADELYNSIMEVIDWL, from the coding sequence ATTTTTGTCGGAAGGATTAAGATCCTTATAATAGATAGAGTCTCAGAGAAGTTTGTTAAACAGCTAGCTGATAAAGGTTTTGATATAGATTATAGACCTGGTATAAATAGAGAAGAATTAGAGAATATCATCAGCAATTATAATATCCTCGTATTTAGGAGTAGAATGAAGATTGATAGAGATCTTATAGATAAAGGCCATAACCTTAGGATCCTTGCAAGATATGGCATAGGTCTTGATAATGTTGATATAGACTATGCTATTAAGAAGGGTATAGCTGTTGTTAATGCTCCAAATGCTTCAACAATAAGTGTTGCTGAACTAACCCTAGGCTTAATTATAATGATCTTCAGAAATCTGTATAACTATATAGAACATGTTAAAAGGGGTTTATGGCCCAAGGGAAAATTTATTGGAAGAGAGCTTTATGGCAAAAACCTTGGAATTGTAGGTTATGGTAGAATCGGTAGTAGGGTTGCACACTATGGTAGAGCCCTAGGAATGAATGTCTATGTCTATGATATTAGAGATGTCAGAAATGATGTGGAGAAGATTGGTGGGAAACAGGTAGAATTTGATGAGCTTTTAGAGGTAAGCGATGTTATATCACTTCATGTACCATTAACACCATTAACATATCATATGATTAACGATAATGTTTTGAATAAGGTTAGGGATGGATGTGTGATAGTAAATACTAGTAGGGGTGAGGTTATAGATACTTATGCACTGATAAAACATTTAGATAGACTTGGTGGTGTAGCTCTTGATGTTCTTGAACAAGAGCCTCCTAGAGATGAAATACTATTCCAGTTAATCCACCATCCAAAGGTTATAGTAACACCACATATAGGTGCAGAGACTGTCGAAGCTATGGATAGAATTGCAGATGAGCTATACAACTCAATTATGGAGGTGATAGATTGGCTATGA
- a CDS encoding L-threonine synthase (COGs: COG0498 Threonine synthase~InterPro IPR001926:IPR000634:IPR004450~KEGG: iho:Igni_1034 L-threonine synthase~PFAM: Pyridoxal-5'-phosphate-dependent protein beta subunit~SPTR: A8ABB1 L-threonine synthase~TIGRFAM: threonine synthase~PFAM: Pyridoxal-phosphate dependent enzyme~TIGRFAM: threonine synthase) — protein MNKHKSRLFKENVLLRCINCGSIYEADPWLFICPRCRGLLEVEMPSNIEVDFRSIANRRMGVWKYKELLPLGNDIKPITMGEGGTPLIKLSRVMEALNINGIEAYVKFEGANPTGSFKDRGMTVGVTIAKYIGVKGVIVASTGNTAASAAAYAARAGIKCIVVLPKGGVAKGKIAQALLHGAEVMELDGTFDDALEEVFMNVTSSNSRDLYPLNSYNPWRLEGQKTIAFEVVDELGIVPDAVIVPVGNAGNISAIWKGFKELYRYGLIRELPRMIGIQAEGAAPLASAWSRGLDTPQFIEKPMTIASAIRIGRPVNWMKAVRAVRESKGTFISVTDEEILESIKILARFEGIGVEPASATTLAGLIKAYNNGIIERNSTVVLIATGHALKDPDTIIRYSL, from the coding sequence ATAAATAAACATAAGTCTAGGTTATTTAAAGAAAATGTATTACTTAGATGTATAAATTGTGGATCTATATATGAAGCAGATCCATGGCTTTTCATATGCCCCCGTTGTAGAGGTTTACTAGAAGTAGAGATGCCAAGCAACATAGAGGTTGATTTTAGATCTATTGCTAATAGAAGGATGGGTGTATGGAAATATAAGGAGTTACTTCCATTGGGTAATGATATTAAACCTATTACTATGGGAGAGGGAGGAACACCATTAATAAAGCTTAGTAGGGTTATGGAGGCTCTAAATATCAATGGTATAGAGGCTTATGTTAAGTTTGAGGGTGCAAATCCAACTGGGAGTTTTAAAGATAGGGGGATGACTGTAGGGGTAACTATAGCTAAGTATATAGGGGTAAAAGGTGTTATAGTTGCAAGTACTGGAAATACAGCAGCTTCAGCAGCTGCTTATGCTGCTAGAGCTGGTATTAAATGTATTGTTGTATTGCCTAAGGGAGGTGTTGCAAAGGGTAAGATAGCTCAAGCACTTCTTCATGGGGCAGAGGTTATGGAATTGGATGGTACGTTTGATGATGCTCTAGAGGAGGTGTTTATGAATGTTACTAGCTCTAATTCAAGGGATCTCTATCCGCTAAACTCTTATAATCCATGGAGATTAGAGGGTCAGAAGACTATAGCTTTTGAGGTTGTTGATGAGCTTGGAATTGTTCCTGACGCTGTTATTGTACCTGTTGGGAATGCTGGTAATATATCTGCTATTTGGAAGGGCTTTAAAGAGCTGTATAGATATGGATTGATAAGAGAGTTGCCAAGGATGATAGGAATACAGGCAGAGGGTGCAGCACCTCTTGCTAGTGCATGGAGTAGAGGTCTAGATACACCTCAGTTTATTGAGAAGCCTATGACAATAGCATCTGCTATAAGAATAGGTAGGCCTGTTAACTGGATGAAGGCAGTGAGAGCTGTTAGAGAGTCCAAGGGGACATTTATTTCTGTAACTGATGAAGAGATTTTAGAGTCTATAAAGATTCTAGCAAGATTTGAGGGTATAGGTGTAGAACCAGCAAGTGCTACTACTCTAGCTGGACTTATTAAAGCATATAACAATGGTATTATAGAGAGAAATAGTACTGTTGTACTTATTGCTACTGGTCATGCTCTAAAGGATCCTGATACCATTATTAGGTATAGCTTATAA
- a CDS encoding 2-isopropylmalate synthase (COGs: COG0119 Isopropylmalate/homocitrate/citramalate synthase~InterPro IPR000891~KEGG: kcr:Kcr_0973 2-isopropylmalate synthase~PFAM: pyruvate carboxyltransferase~PRIAM: 2-isopropylmalate synthase~SPTR: B1L5J0 2-isopropylmalate synthase~PFAM: HMGL-like) has protein sequence MSLDNNGGIYYRDIYPFRDVPRFIVDSSELEENLQKIYLTDTTLRDGQQGWRVFTLDEAVKIYELLADIGGAGAIQSTEVFLYTEKDREIARTLLSYGYKYPKVIGWIRATFSDLQLVLDMGLDETVILTSISDYHIRYKFGLSRREVLEKYLSVVEKAMSNGIIVRCSLEDITRADIYGVAVPFVRRLIELSEKYRVPVRIKLPDTLGLGLPFPEVPLPRGIPSIVRIIRRETGLPQEYIEFHGHNDFGMVVANHIAAWLYGAAASNCTLLGIGERAGNCPLEVMAIHYAGIRGRNGINLKALSRIPELFEKMGMKTLEHYPIIGKNAFRTKAGIHADGLLKNPEVYLPFDPMEVLGLPYSVAITPYSGRSAIVIWIRNYLGYDGISKDDPRVVSIYNEIIELFHRTNRTEPLTNEEMMEIVRKYFPDVAR, from the coding sequence ATGTCTCTAGATAATAATGGTGGTATATACTATAGAGATATATATCCGTTTAGAGATGTACCTAGGTTCATTGTTGATAGTAGTGAACTTGAGGAAAATCTACAGAAAATCTATTTAACAGATACAACATTGCGGGACGGTCAACAGGGTTGGAGGGTTTTTACATTAGATGAAGCTGTTAAGATATATGAGCTATTAGCTGATATTGGTGGTGCTGGTGCTATTCAAAGTACTGAGGTTTTCCTATATACTGAGAAGGATAGAGAGATTGCACGAACTCTTCTCTCATATGGATACAAGTATCCAAAGGTTATTGGGTGGATTCGAGCTACCTTCTCTGATCTTCAGCTTGTCCTAGATATGGGTCTTGATGAAACTGTTATTCTAACTTCTATATCTGACTACCACATTAGATATAAGTTTGGTTTATCTAGGAGAGAGGTTTTGGAGAAGTATCTAAGTGTTGTTGAGAAGGCTATGAGTAATGGTATTATTGTAAGATGTTCTTTAGAAGATATAACTAGAGCTGATATATATGGTGTAGCTGTTCCATTTGTAAGAAGGTTGATAGAGCTTAGTGAAAAGTATAGAGTTCCAGTAAGAATAAAATTGCCAGATACTCTAGGCCTTGGGCTACCTTTTCCAGAGGTTCCTCTACCAAGAGGAATACCATCAATAGTAAGAATAATTAGAAGGGAAACAGGTTTACCTCAGGAATACATAGAGTTTCACGGCCATAACGACTTTGGTATGGTGGTAGCAAATCATATAGCTGCATGGCTATATGGAGCAGCAGCATCTAACTGTACTCTCCTCGGTATTGGTGAGAGAGCTGGCAACTGTCCTCTAGAGGTTATGGCTATACACTATGCAGGGATAAGGGGGAGGAATGGAATAAATCTAAAGGCATTATCAAGAATACCAGAGCTCTTTGAGAAAATGGGTATGAAGACTCTTGAACATTATCCAATTATAGGAAAGAATGCTTTTAGAACTAAGGCAGGAATACATGCGGATGGTTTATTAAAGAATCCAGAGGTATACCTACCTTTTGATCCTATGGAGGTATTAGGATTACCATACTCTGTAGCTATAACGCCATACTCTGGTAGATCAGCAATTGTGATCTGGATAAGAAACTATCTAGGTTATGATGGAATCTCAAAGGATGATCCAAGGGTTGTATCTATATATAATGAGATTATAGAGCTATTCCATAGGACGAATAGAACAGAGCCTTTGACAAATGAAGAGATGATGGAGATTGTACGTAAGTATTTTCCTGATGTAGCTAGATAA
- a CDS encoding 3-isopropylmalate dehydratase (COGs: COG0065 3-isopropylmalate dehydratase large subunit~InterPro IPR001030:IPR018136:IPR011826:IPR006251~KEGG: iho:Igni_1087 3-isopropylmalate dehydratase~PFAM: aconitate hydratase domain protein~SPTR: A8ABG2 3-isopropylmalate dehydratase~TIGRFAM: 3-isopropylmalate dehydratase; homoaconitate hydratase family protein~PFAM: Aconitase family (aconitate hydratase)~TIGRFAM: 3-isopropylmalate dehydratase, large subunit; homoaconitate hydratase family protein), protein MGLIDRIISKAIGRDVTPGEIVVTEIDAIYAQDGTAPLVINVIEKELNADRLEAWNRTYFFIDHSSPAPHVAAATVHREMRRFCRKFNIKLFDVGYGISHQVVVEDGIVRPGMIVIGADSHTPTIGALGIYALGVGSTDAAIGIVYGKTWIKVPETFRIRLIGKVPRGVMSKDIILSIIGTVGSDGMIGRAVEFHGDTIKELSIDARMTLTNMCTEMSAESAIIPLDERAIQWLESNGYSIYRYVDYSPSSKDFVDEMDVEVQKIGPVVSAPPDVDNVKSVAEVEGIEIDQVFIGSCTNGRLEDLEIAARIMKGRKVREGIRCIVSPASRKIYLEALRRGIIDILTEANCVIAPPTCGPCVGAHMGILAENEVAIATTNRNFTGRMGHKNSKVYLSSPATAAASAIEGRITDPRKYLS, encoded by the coding sequence ATGGGGCTGATAGATAGGATTATATCTAAGGCTATAGGAAGAGATGTAACACCTGGAGAAATAGTTGTAACAGAGATTGATGCTATATATGCCCAGGATGGAACAGCTCCACTAGTGATTAATGTCATAGAGAAAGAACTTAATGCAGATAGACTAGAGGCATGGAATAGAACCTATTTCTTCATAGACCACTCATCTCCAGCACCACACGTCGCTGCAGCAACTGTGCATAGAGAGATGAGAAGATTCTGTAGAAAGTTCAATATAAAGCTCTTTGATGTTGGTTATGGCATAAGTCACCAAGTTGTTGTAGAGGATGGTATAGTTAGACCGGGTATGATAGTTATTGGAGCTGATAGCCATACACCAACAATAGGAGCTCTAGGTATATATGCATTAGGTGTTGGGAGTACTGATGCTGCTATAGGCATTGTCTATGGAAAGACATGGATCAAGGTTCCAGAGACCTTTAGAATTAGATTGATTGGTAAAGTTCCTAGAGGTGTTATGAGTAAGGATATAATTTTGAGTATTATTGGAACTGTTGGAAGTGATGGTATGATAGGAAGAGCTGTAGAATTCCATGGTGATACAATTAAGGAGCTGAGTATAGATGCTAGAATGACTCTTACAAATATGTGTACAGAGATGAGTGCAGAATCTGCTATTATACCTCTTGATGAGAGAGCTATACAGTGGTTAGAATCTAATGGATATAGTATCTATAGATATGTAGATTATAGTCCAAGTAGTAAGGATTTTGTTGATGAAATGGATGTAGAGGTACAGAAAATAGGGCCTGTAGTATCTGCACCACCCGATGTAGATAATGTTAAGAGTGTTGCAGAGGTTGAAGGTATAGAGATAGACCAGGTATTCATAGGTTCTTGTACAAATGGAAGACTTGAGGATCTTGAAATAGCTGCAAGGATTATGAAGGGGAGAAAGGTTAGAGAGGGTATTAGATGTATTGTTTCTCCAGCATCAAGAAAAATCTATCTAGAGGCACTTAGGAGGGGGATTATAGATATACTTACAGAAGCCAACTGTGTTATTGCTCCACCAACCTGTGGCCCATGTGTTGGAGCACACATGGGTATATTAGCTGAAAACGAAGTTGCTATAGCTACAACGAATAGGAATTTCACTGGTAGAATGGGTCACAAGAATAGTAAGGTATATTTATCATCACCTGCAACAGCTGCAGCCTCAGCTATAGAGGGGAGAATTACAGATCCTAGGAAATATCTTTCTTAG
- a CDS encoding aminotransferase class V (COGs: COG0075 Serine-pyruvate aminotransferase/ aspartate aminotransferase~InterPro IPR000192:IPR020578~KEGG: pcl:Pcal_1740 aminotransferase, class V~PFAM: aminotransferase class V~SPTR: A3MWZ0 Aminotransferase, class V~PFAM: Aminotransferase class-V), with translation MKYLTPGPVQLPKMVIDAIARQPQFHRTDEFRATMRMVLEKLSKVYPYGQPIVMPGTGTFAVDVMVYNYIEPGDNVLVISMGEFGERLSDSIESRGAKVIKLEYEIGGAPSLDVVEDTAKKYDNISAIAVVHNETSAGVTYRYIEKLQDVAYSVGAILLVDSVSALPAEPIKSRVDVIATASQKAFLAPPGAAILYVSREPRAKTRIPPSMDLTRYLKGIHIGDTPYTPPINVVYGLDASLDYILGMGIDQYHAVHRERAYILYTGLKLKPVPRDPYLWSYTVTAFYTEKGAGYIVRELKKHGYVIASGMGRYKDSIIRIGVMGDIAREDLEKVVEVVNSLVDQ, from the coding sequence ATGAAGTACTTAACCCCAGGACCCGTTCAATTACCTAAAATGGTTATAGATGCTATTGCTAGACAGCCACAGTTTCATAGAACAGATGAATTTAGAGCTACTATGAGAATGGTGTTAGAGAAGCTTTCAAAGGTATATCCATATGGACAACCCATAGTTATGCCCGGAACAGGGACCTTTGCTGTTGATGTAATGGTATATAACTATATTGAGCCAGGAGATAATGTATTGGTTATATCTATGGGAGAGTTTGGAGAGAGACTTTCAGATTCTATAGAATCTAGAGGAGCTAAAGTAATTAAACTTGAGTATGAAATAGGTGGTGCACCATCCCTAGATGTTGTTGAAGATACTGCCAAGAAATATGACAATATTAGTGCAATAGCAGTTGTACATAATGAGACAAGTGCTGGTGTTACATATAGATATATCGAGAAGCTTCAAGATGTTGCCTATTCAGTTGGAGCTATACTACTTGTCGATAGTGTTTCAGCACTTCCAGCAGAGCCAATAAAAAGTAGAGTTGATGTAATTGCAACAGCCTCCCAAAAAGCTTTCCTTGCACCACCTGGTGCAGCAATTCTATACGTATCTAGAGAGCCTAGAGCAAAGACCCGTATCCCTCCCTCAATGGATTTAACCAGATATTTAAAAGGAATTCATATAGGTGATACCCCATATACACCTCCAATCAATGTCGTCTACGGACTTGATGCCTCCCTTGACTATATATTGGGTATGGGTATAGATCAATACCATGCTGTACACAGAGAAAGAGCATATATATTATATACAGGTTTGAAGTTAAAACCTGTACCGAGAGATCCATATCTATGGAGCTATACAGTTACAGCATTCTATACAGAGAAAGGGGCTGGATATATAGTTAGAGAGCTGAAAAAACATGGATATGTAATTGCCAGTGGTATGGGGAGATATAAGGATTCCATTATCAGGATAGGTGTTATGGGTGATATAGCTAGGGAGGATCTCGAAAAGGTTGTTGAGGTTGTGAATAGTCTTGTGGATCAATAA
- a CDS encoding protein of unknown function DUF89 (COGs: COG1578 conserved hypothetical protein~InterPro IPR002791:IPR018195~KEGG: pai:PAE3323 hypothetical protein~PFAM: protein of unknown function DUF89~SPTR: Q8ZTC5 Putative uncharacterized protein~PFAM: Protein of unknown function DUF89): MWINKGLCKLCLIYSRVKDLINFGKEDEIPNMLRKLAEITEDYHSRTLSFVEAFEYVKKIVGVPDPYYKLKLELKAIGRSLVTEVERYLSSVNWDMREALRISAAANILDTSVLGFEPKDLREAIWDKPAIEESINIPRDSTIYLVLDNAGEAEIDMLLAKTLKMHGYRVVIAVRRNSYEIDVTRDDIDREFEILETPSSISPIMYLDGGFIIAKGIANAEAYIEFGKQPSIHLLRAKCDVIANLFNVKKNSILIVSGDTIKNKFRQYNGL, from the coding sequence TTGTGGATCAATAAAGGGTTATGTAAACTCTGTTTGATATACTCTAGAGTAAAAGATCTAATCAACTTTGGTAAGGAGGATGAAATACCGAATATGTTGAGAAAATTAGCAGAAATTACAGAGGATTATCATAGTAGGACTCTCTCCTTTGTAGAAGCATTTGAATATGTAAAGAAGATAGTGGGTGTTCCAGATCCATACTATAAATTAAAGCTAGAGCTAAAGGCGATAGGAAGAAGTCTTGTTACCGAAGTAGAGAGATATCTATCATCAGTAAACTGGGATATGAGGGAGGCTCTTAGAATATCTGCAGCTGCAAATATCCTTGACACTAGTGTCCTAGGCTTTGAGCCTAAAGATCTTAGAGAAGCTATATGGGATAAACCAGCTATAGAGGAGTCCATCAATATCCCAAGGGATTCAACAATATATCTAGTACTAGATAATGCTGGTGAAGCAGAGATAGACATGCTACTTGCAAAAACTCTTAAGATGCATGGATATAGAGTTGTTATTGCTGTTAGAAGGAATAGCTATGAGATAGATGTTACTAGAGATGATATCGATAGAGAATTTGAGATTCTTGAAACACCCTCTAGCATATCTCCAATAATGTATCTAGACGGCGGATTTATAATTGCTAAGGGTATAGCAAATGCAGAAGCATATATAGAGTTTGGAAAACAACCCTCTATCCATCTATTAAGAGCTAAATGTGATGTTATAGCAAATCTCTTCAATGTTAAAAAGAATTCCATATTAATAGTTTCTGGAGATACTATTAAAAACAAGTTTAGACAATACAATGGTTTATAG
- a CDS encoding Isocitrate dehydrogenase (NAD(+)) (COGs: COG0473 Isocitrate/isopropylmalate dehydrogenase~InterPro IPR001804~KEGG: kcr:Kcr_0970 isocitrate dehydrogenase (NAD(+))~PFAM: isocitrate/isopropylmalate dehydrogenase~PRIAM: Isocitrate dehydrogenase (NAD(+))~SPTR: B1L5I7 Isocitrate dehydrogenase (NAD(+))~PFAM: Isocitrate/isopropylmalate dehydrogenase~TIGRFAM: isopropylmalate/isohomocitrate dehydrogenases) codes for MAKKYRIGVIEGDGIGPEIVSATLHILNHLPLDLEYIKIEAGYTYYKKSGRGIEEDFIDKVKELDAILKGPLYTPPGAIEFKSVNVLIRRELDLYANIRPFKSYRGISLRNFNIVIVRENLEDVYVGIEGEYNRTAIALRIISERETERVAEYAFKYAEDHGFKKVTVVHKANILKISDGLFRDVFFRVAKRYPNIVADEIIVDTAAYTIVKNPEKIQVLVTPNLYGDILADLLAGMVGSLGLCGSAQIGESIGVFEPVHGVAFDIAGKGIANPIGEILSAKMMLEYLGHKHGDQRLILYAKKIDEAINIVIEEKKLLTPDLGGSFKTMDIANTIIDIIKSS; via the coding sequence TTGGCAAAGAAATATAGAATAGGGGTTATAGAAGGAGATGGTATTGGACCAGAGATAGTATCTGCAACTCTCCACATATTGAATCATCTTCCACTAGATCTTGAATATATAAAGATAGAAGCTGGTTATACATATTATAAGAAGTCTGGGAGGGGCATAGAGGAAGATTTTATAGATAAGGTTAAAGAACTAGATGCAATATTAAAGGGACCTCTCTATACACCTCCAGGAGCAATAGAATTCAAAAGCGTAAATGTATTGATTAGAAGGGAGCTTGATCTATATGCTAATATAAGACCATTTAAAAGCTATAGAGGTATATCTCTAAGGAACTTCAATATAGTTATAGTGAGAGAAAATCTAGAGGATGTCTATGTCGGTATAGAGGGAGAATACAATAGAACTGCAATAGCACTAAGAATAATTTCAGAACGCGAAACTGAGAGAGTAGCTGAATACGCATTTAAATATGCAGAAGACCACGGCTTTAAGAAGGTAACAGTTGTTCATAAAGCTAATATTCTAAAGATTTCCGATGGTCTATTTAGAGATGTGTTCTTTAGAGTTGCTAAGAGGTATCCTAATATAGTAGCTGATGAAATTATTGTGGATACAGCTGCATATACAATTGTTAAGAATCCAGAGAAGATACAGGTTTTAGTTACACCAAATCTCTATGGAGATATTCTTGCAGATCTTTTAGCAGGTATGGTTGGCAGTCTTGGTCTATGTGGATCTGCACAAATAGGTGAAAGTATAGGTGTTTTTGAACCTGTACATGGAGTTGCATTTGATATAGCTGGTAAAGGTATTGCAAATCCTATTGGAGAGATATTATCAGCTAAAATGATGTTGGAATACTTAGGTCATAAACATGGTGATCAGAGACTTATTCTCTATGCTAAAAAAATTGATGAAGCTATAAATATTGTTATCGAGGAGAAAAAACTTCTTACACCAGATCTTGGAGGATCTTTTAAAACTATGGATATTGCCAATACAATTATAGATATTATTAAAAGTTCATAG
- a CDS encoding 3-isopropylmalate dehydratase, small subunit (COGs: COG0066 3-isopropylmalate dehydratase small subunit~InterPro IPR000573:IPR011827~KEGG: trq:TRQ2_0645 3-isopropylmalate dehydratase small subunit~PFAM: aconitate hydratase domain protein~SPTR: B1L9K0 3-isopropylmalate dehydratase, small subunit~TIGRFAM: 3-isopropylmalate dehydratase, small subunit~PFAM: Aconitase C-terminal domain~TIGRFAM: 3-isopropylmalate dehydratase, small subunit) translates to MKIRGKCWKLGDNISTDHIISGKYKFEAIDDISKMLPHLFEEVIPEFYKKVSPGDIIVAGRNFGKGSSREQAPRLIKMAGISAIIAKSFAHIFYRNAINIGLPVIVLQRLSDVTESGDIIEVDLVNGYAINVSKNFQERFAPYPKEIELILLNNGIVSYIKRYGVPPWQRNIE, encoded by the coding sequence ATGAAGATACGTGGAAAATGTTGGAAGCTAGGCGATAACATTAGTACAGATCATATAATCTCTGGTAAATACAAGTTTGAAGCTATAGACGATATATCGAAGATGCTTCCACATCTCTTTGAAGAGGTAATACCGGAATTCTATAAGAAGGTATCTCCAGGGGATATAATAGTTGCTGGGAGAAACTTTGGTAAAGGATCGAGTAGAGAGCAAGCACCAAGACTAATTAAGATGGCTGGAATATCAGCTATAATAGCTAAAAGCTTTGCCCATATATTCTATAGGAATGCTATAAATATAGGTCTACCTGTAATAGTACTTCAGAGACTGTCTGATGTAACGGAGAGTGGAGATATAATTGAAGTAGATCTAGTTAATGGATATGCTATAAATGTTTCTAAGAATTTCCAGGAGAGATTTGCTCCATATCCAAAAGAGATAGAATTGATATTGTTAAACAATGGCATAGTCAGCTATATAAAGAGATATGGTGTACCTCCTTGGCAAAGAAATATAGAATAG